A stretch of Clostridiales bacterium DNA encodes these proteins:
- a CDS encoding Ger(x)C family spore germination protein gives MNRILIIIICMLPMILTSCYDKEEIDSITYVIALGLDEGESDKLKITMQYFTMNEKSGGESANEETASITLEASSIMEGINLINNSVDKKLSFSHTKLIVMSEKLAKKGNLIGILKPLQNSKEFRPNVYVAVSKGEANKYLKAIEQLKKSNIARYYKSIFSSYEYSGYYFISPKDDFYYKMCDKFVGAVVPYVAVNESKDNDKSGKLLAGEMKEEGRESKVQIMGVVVFNKDKMVSVLTGEEAMHFLMTIGEFKRAIYTVEDPLSKDDMISVSLKLYSRPKIKVVTKEGGPYVYIDIKLNGEYLYFESDVNYNDKGKNAVLVNHIEKKIEAKTKKLLEKTAREFESDICLFAKNARKNFWTWQEWEKYDWSKKYRDAKFNIKVDMNIKMTGMIKQ, from the coding sequence ATGAATAGGATATTAATAATCATCATATGTATGCTTCCAATGATTCTTACTTCATGTTACGATAAAGAAGAGATAGACTCAATAACTTATGTAATAGCGTTAGGGCTAGATGAGGGCGAAAGTGATAAGCTAAAAATTACAATGCAATATTTTACTATGAATGAAAAATCAGGTGGGGAATCTGCAAATGAAGAGACAGCAAGCATAACTTTGGAAGCATCGTCTATAATGGAAGGAATAAATCTAATCAATAATTCGGTTGATAAGAAATTAAGTTTTTCTCATACTAAGCTTATAGTTATGTCAGAAAAGTTGGCCAAGAAAGGGAATTTAATTGGGATACTAAAGCCATTACAAAATTCAAAAGAGTTTAGGCCTAATGTTTATGTTGCAGTCTCTAAGGGAGAGGCTAATAAATATCTTAAAGCAATAGAGCAACTTAAGAAGTCTAATATTGCTAGATACTATAAATCAATTTTTTCTTCATATGAATATAGCGGATATTATTTTATATCACCTAAAGATGATTTCTATTATAAAATGTGTGATAAATTTGTTGGAGCGGTTGTGCCATATGTCGCAGTCAATGAATCAAAAGATAACGACAAGAGTGGGAAATTGTTAGCGGGAGAAATGAAAGAGGAGGGTCGAGAAAGCAAAGTTCAGATAATGGGAGTGGTAGTGTTTAATAAAGACAAAATGGTTTCGGTATTAACAGGAGAGGAGGCTATGCATTTTTTGATGACGATAGGAGAATTTAAAAGGGCAATTTATACAGTAGAAGATCCTTTGTCTAAAGATGATATGATAAGTGTAAGCCTTAAGTTGTATAGTAGGCCTAAGATAAAGGTGGTTACGAAGGAGGGTGGGCCATATGTTTACATTGACATAAAATTAAATGGAGAGTATTTATATTTTGAAAGTGATGTAAATTACAATGATAAAGGTAAAAATGCAGTTTTAGTAAATCATATAGAAAAAAAGATTGAGGCTAAGACAAAAAAACTTTTAGAGAAGACGGCACGAGAATTTGAAAGTGATATATGCTTGTTTGCGAAAAATGCACGAAAAAATTTCTGGACATGGCAAGAGTGGGAAAAATATGATTGGAGTAAAAAATATCGGGATGCAAAATTTAACATAAAAGTAGATATGAATATAAAAATGACGGGAATGATTAAACAATGA
- the lepB gene encoding signal peptidase I — protein MREKVAYWFDWIVHIVIAFVLGLFVVRYVFQITIVNGNSMERYLHNGNRLIMEKFVYKVTGIKRGNIIIINKPRDLENERSPIIKRVVGIAGDLVEIKNGGVYINGEKIDEPYINGINTYPIDLAYQNIVVPEGYVYVLGDNRLPNESLDSRTFGPINLKKVEGRAVLRFYPFSQFEVLK, from the coding sequence ATGAGAGAAAAGGTAGCTTATTGGTTTGATTGGATTGTACACATAGTAATAGCCTTTGTGCTAGGTTTATTTGTAGTAAGGTACGTTTTTCAGATAACTATTGTTAATGGAAATTCTATGGAAAGATATTTACACAATGGGAATAGGCTAATTATGGAGAAGTTTGTATATAAGGTGACAGGGATAAAAAGAGGAAATATTATTATAATAAATAAGCCTCGGGATTTGGAAAATGAGAGAAGCCCTATAATAAAGCGTGTCGTGGGCATAGCTGGGGATTTAGTTGAAATAAAGAATGGTGGAGTATATATAAATGGAGAAAAAATTGACGAACCGTATATAAATGGGATAAACACATATCCCATAGATTTAGCGTATCAAAATATAGTTGTACCAGAGGGATATGTTTATGTATTGGGAGATAATAGATTGCCAAATGAAAGTTTGGACAGTAGAACATTTGGACCTATAAATTTAAAGAAGGTAGAAGGAAGGGCAGTATTAAGGTTTTATCCGTTTAGCCAGTTTGAGGTGTTAAAATAA
- a CDS encoding GerAB/ArcD/ProY family transporter: MKKSQMMYKHEFIVLLTSIISLNAMLTFPLRMTQLAGTASWLLAVVILLFAFIGVVILHKLYEPFVGKDILDVAMFTWGRKLQVPIALLALAQVLYGGIVVARQFGESLNIIALPNSPIGFVIFLLMLGSGIVACQGLKTVARVAFIFYKVVSGGILLILLGVIDKFKIINLFPLLGLKNGITIKNGFVGISWFSGILAYFLFIPFLDDKEKGKEVLYKTVGISGLFMFLVTLVYQGVFSYPASKKQFIPLYSLSRSIQQGGKIERIEAIFFIIWVISALTFIAVAALVSAYIFRRLFDLKYSKPIILCMIVIIFSVSLMYKNIIGEETYFVKLYRRVSYITSYIVPMLLFALANVKNRKVNAK; encoded by the coding sequence ATGAAAAAATCACAAATGATGTATAAACATGAATTCATAGTGCTATTGACTAGTATAATAAGTCTAAATGCAATGTTGACATTTCCGCTTAGAATGACACAATTAGCAGGTACTGCAAGTTGGCTACTTGCGGTGGTAATACTTTTGTTTGCGTTTATTGGTGTCGTAATTCTCCATAAACTATATGAGCCATTTGTTGGTAAAGATATTTTAGATGTGGCGATGTTTACTTGGGGGAGAAAGTTGCAAGTGCCAATAGCATTACTTGCGCTAGCACAGGTATTATATGGTGGTATCGTTGTCGCAAGGCAATTTGGGGAGAGCTTAAATATTATTGCCCTTCCTAATTCACCGATAGGTTTTGTTATATTTCTTTTGATGTTAGGATCAGGTATTGTAGCATGTCAAGGACTAAAGACAGTTGCAAGAGTGGCATTTATCTTCTATAAAGTGGTTAGCGGAGGTATATTGCTAATACTTTTGGGAGTGATAGACAAATTCAAGATTATAAATCTGTTTCCGTTACTAGGTCTTAAAAATGGAATTACGATAAAAAATGGATTTGTTGGCATATCATGGTTTTCAGGAATACTTGCGTATTTTTTGTTTATACCTTTTTTAGATGATAAGGAAAAGGGAAAAGAAGTTTTATACAAAACAGTGGGTATATCGGGCTTGTTCATGTTTTTGGTTACATTAGTATACCAGGGGGTATTTAGTTATCCGGCCAGTAAAAAACAATTCATTCCGCTGTATTCGTTGTCTAGATCTATACAGCAAGGTGGGAAGATAGAGCGTATAGAAGCGATATTTTTTATAATATGGGTGATATCTGCATTGACGTTTATAGCGGTGGCGGCGCTTGTTAGTGCATATATTTTTAGAAGATTGTTTGATTTAAAATACAGTAAGCCCATCATATTGTGCATGATAGTTATAATATTTTCAGTATCACTTATGTACAAAAACATCATTGGAGAAGAAACGTATTTTGTTAAGTTATACAGAAGAGTGAGTTATATAACATCATACATAGTTCCAATGTTGTTATTTGCACTAGCGAACGTTAAGAATAGGAAGGTGAATGCAAAATGA